The genomic region CCGCCGACGATCGGCACCACCAGCCGGGAGCGCAGCTGGGGCGCGCGGGCCAGGAGCACGGCCACCGCCCGCAGCAGCACGTCGGGCGCCTTGAGCGGCTGGATCCGGCCGGCGAAGAGCAGCACGTAGGCGTCGGCCGGCAGTCCGAGCTCGGCCCGGGTCCGGACCCGGTCCAGCGGCTGGAAGACCGTGAGGTCGACACCGGGGTGGACGACCTCCACCCGGCCGGGATCCGCGTCGTAGAGGTTGATCAGCTGCTTGGCCTCGAGGTCGGTGTTGGCGATCAGGAGGTCGGCGGCCGCGACGACCTGCTCCTCGCCGATGGTCCGCGCCGCCGGCTCCGGCACGTCACCGGCCGCGAGCGCGTCGTTCTTGACCTTCGCCATCGTGTGCATCGAGTGGACCAGCGGCACACCCCAGCGGTCTCGGGCCAGGGCGCCGACCTGGCCGGAGAGCCAGTAGTGCGAGTGCACGACGTCGTAGTGCCCCAGCGGCTGCTCGGCCTCGGCGCGCAGCACCTCCCGGGCGAAGACGCACAGCTGCGCGGGCAGCTCGGCCTTGGTGAGCCCCTCGAACGGGCCGGCGTGGACGTGGCGGACGCTGACGCCGTCACCCGCGCTGACCACGGGGTCGAGCGCCGAGCTGGTCGCGCGGGTGAAGATGTCGACCTCCACCCCGCAGCGGGCCAGCCGCCGGGCGAGCTCGAGGACGTAGACGTTCATCCCGCCCGCGTCCCCGGTGCCGGGCTGGTCCAGGGGCGAGGTGTGCAGGCTGACCATCGCCACCCGCCTGATGTGCGCGCTGTCCACGTCGTCCCTTCTCATCGCTACTGCTCCACCAGACCGCAACCAGCCGGAGCGCGGCCCCATTCCCGCTGCGACCGGCCATCCTGGCGCAGCCGCCGCGCCACAGGGCGAGAGCGCGCCCACCGCGGACCGGCCCGGGTCGAGAATGGGGCCATGAGCACCGTGACGACCACCGTGACAACCTCCGCGACCGAGACCGCCGACCGCCCGCGCACCGCCGTCGTCACCGGAGCCAGCAGCGGCATCGGAGCCGCGACGGCCCGGGCCCTCGCCGCCGCCGGCTACCACGTGGTCTGCGCCGCGCGGCGCGTCGAGCGGATCGAGGCCCTGGCCGCGGAGATCGGGGGTACGGCGGTGCCCTGCGACGTCACCTCGCCGGAGTCGGTCTCCGGGCTGGCCGCCCGGGTGGGCGACCGGCTGGACCTGCTGGTCAACAACGCCGGCGGCGCGTTCGGCTCCGCCCCGGTCGCCGAGGCCGACGCCGACGCGTGGCGCCGGATGTACGAGGTCAACGTGATCGGGCTGATGCAGGTGACCCGGGCGCTGCTTCCGGCGCTGCTCGCCAGCGGGGCCGGGGCGATCGTCAACGTCGGCTCGACCGCCGGCCGGATCGCCTACGAGGGCGGGGCCGGCTACACCGCCGCCAAGCACGGCACCCAGGTCGTCACCGAGACGCTGCGCCTGGAGCTGTTCGACCAGCCGGTGCGGGTCATGGAGATCGCGCCCGGCATGGTTCGCACCGACGAGTTCTCGCTGGTCCGGTTCGGGGGTGACGAGTCCAAGGCCGAGGCGGTGTACGCCGGAGTCGCCGAGCCGCTGGTCGCCGAGGACGTCGCCGACGCGATCGCCTGGATGGCCACCCGCCCGGCCCACGTCAACATCGACGAGCTCGTGATCCGACCCCGGGCGCAGGCCGCCCAGCACAAGGTGCACCGCGTCTGAGAGCCCTAGCGGTCACCAGGGTCGAGCAGCAGCTCGGCGAGCCGGCGCAGGTCGGGCGTCAGGTCCTGCTCGGGCAGCCGGGCGTGCTGGCCGCGGACGTCGAAGTCGTAGACGAACATGTCCGGGCGCGGCGGACCACCGGAGAGCCGGCCCAGCTCGATGCGGTCCACGAGCCCCGCCACCTCGCCGCGGCGCTCGTCGTCGGAGTCCAGGTCGAGCTCGCCGGCGGCCGTCAGCCCGGCGAAGCCGCCGCTGCGGCGCACCCGCACCCGGGAGGTCGCGCCCGCCGGCTCGGGCCCGGCCGACGCCGACCCGGCGCCGGGGCGGACGCCGACGCCGGCCCAGGCGCCCGCCACCGCATCGGCGTGCTCGCCGGCCGCCGCGACCGTGGCCGCCGCGAACCCGGCGAAGTCGGTGCGCGGGCCGACCAGGCCCCCGGTGAGCGCGGCGTACCAGATCCGGCCGGCGCCGTCCCACGACGTGCCGCCGACCGCGAGCGCGGCCAGGTGGAAGGCGCGGTTGGGGATGCCGGAGTTCAGGTGCACCCCGCCGTTGTCGTCGTCGGTCTCGACGTAGTCGTCGAGGTGCCCCGGCTGGGGGTCGCGCCCCAGCGCCGGGTCGTCGTACGCCGTGCCCGGGGCCGCGAGGTCGCGCAGGCCGCGGGCGGCGACCCCGGGCAGGAACAGCCCGGCCCCCACCAGCCAGTCGCCCTCCGCGGCCTCCTGGCCGAGCAGCCGCTGCTTGAGGCAGCTGGCGAAGACGTCGGAGACCGACTCGTTGAGCGCCCCGGACTGGCCCTCGTAGACGAGCCCGGCGGAGTGCTCGGTGACGGCGTGGGACAGCTCGTGGCCGAGGACGTCGACGGCCCGAGTCATCCGGCCGAAGACCCGACCGTCACCGTCACCGAAGACCAGCTGGGTGCCGTCCCAGAACGCGTTGGCGTAGTTGCGGCCGTAGTGGACGCTGAGGCTCACCGGGGCCCCGCGGTCGTCGTAGGAGTCGCGCCCGTAGACCTCCGAGAACAGCGCCAGGGACGCGGTGACTCCCGCGCCGGCCTCGTCGACGGCCTCGTCGCCGGTCGGCGGGTCGCCCGGGCGCAGGACCGGGCGACCAGGCAGGTCGGTGCCGCCCGCGGCGTCGTGCACGGTCCAGGCCGCCACCCCGACGAGCGCCCGCGGCGGAGGTGCCGGGGCAGTGGCCGCGCGTACGCCGCGGAGCCGGGCGTCCTCGGCGAGCGTGCCGGACCAGGTCGGCTCCGGAGCGGCCTCGGCGAGGTGCCGCAGGAGGTACGGCGGGACGAAGCCCCGGCAGCCGCGCGCCGCGAGGGCGAGGCGGGCGTCTGCGCTCGGGCGGGGCATGGCCCCACTGTGCCATCGCGGGCCGACACCACGGGGCGCTCGCGCGAGGTCAGCCGGCCGCAGGAGCCTCTCGATGCAGGCGGATGGCGGCCCGCCGCCTAGAATCGTCGGGGCCCCGTCGGGCCCCACTGAACTCCACCGGAAGTGACTCCCTCGCCCCATGTCTGAGACCAAGTCCGCGAACCTGCGCAACGTCGCGATCGTCGCACACGTCGACCACGGCAAGACCACCCTGGTCGACGCCATGCTCCGCCAGGCCGGCGCGTTCACCGAGCACGAGGCCGAGAGCGTGGCCGACCGGGTGATGGACTCCGGTGACCTCGAGCGCGAGAAGGGCATCACGATCCTCGCGAAGAACACCGCCATCCACTACAACGGACCGTCGGCGCCCGAGGGCATGACGATCAACATCATCGACACCCCCGGCCACGCCGACTTCGGCGGTGAGGTCGAGCGCGGCCTGTCGATGGTCGACGGCATCGTGCTGCTCGTCGACGCCTCCGAGGGCCCGCTGCCCCAGACCCGCTTCGTGCTGCGCAAGGCGCTGAACGCCGACATGCCGGTCGTGCTGGTCGTCAACAAGGTCGACCGCAACGACGCCCGGATCGCCGAGGTCGTCGACGAGACCTACGAGCTGTTCATGGACCTGCTCGACGACAGCCACAGCCAGGAGGCCCTGGACTTCCCGGTCGTCTACGCCTCGGGCAAGGCCGGCATCGCCAGCACCGAGCAGCCCGAGAACGGCACGCTGCCCGAGGGCAAGGACCTCGAGCCGCTGTTCCGCACCATCATGGACACGATCCCCGCGCCGGTCTACACCGAGGGCGCGCCGCTGCAGGCGCACGTCACCAACCTCGACGCCTCGCCGTTCCTCGGCCGGCTCGCGCTGGTCCGGATCCACGAGGGCACCCTGCGCAAGGGCCAGAACGTCGCGTGGATGCGCCGCGACGGGTCGGTCAAGAACGTCAAGATCACCGAGCTGCTGATCACCAAGGGCCTGGACCGCCAGCCCGGCGAGCAGGCCGGCCCCGGCGACATCGTCGCGATCGCCGGCATCCCGGACATCATGATCGGCGAGACCCTCGCCGACCCCGAGAACCCGGTCGCGCTGCCGCTCATCCACGTCGACGAGCCCGCGATCTCGATGACCATCGGCACCAACACCAGCCCGCTGGTCGGCCGCGAGAAGGGCTCGAAGGTGACTGCGCGCCTGGTCAAGGACCGCCTGGACGCCGAGCTGGTCGGCAACGTGTCGCTGCGCGTGCTCCCCACCGAGCGTCCCGACGCGTGGGAGGTCCAGGGCCGCGGCGAGCTGGCGCTGGCCATCCTGGTCGAGCAGATGCGCCGCGAGGGCTTCGAGCTGACCGTCGGCAAGCCGCAGGTGGTCACCAAGGAGATCGACGGCAAGGTCCACGAGCCGATCGAGCGGCTCACGATCGACGCCCCCGAGGAGTACCTCGGCGCGATCACCGAGCTGCTCGCCGCCCGCAAGGGCCGCATGGAGCAGATGAGCAACCACGGCACCGGCTGGGTGCGGATGGAGTTCATCGTCCCGGCCCGCGGCCTGATCGGCTTCCGCACCGAGTTCCTCACCGACACCCGCGGCACCGGCATCGCCCACCACATCTCCGAGGGCTACGAGAAGTGGGCCGGCGAGATCCGCTCGCGCAACAACGGCTCGCTGGTCGCCGACCGCAAGGGCGCGGCCACTGCGTACGCCATGACGTCGCTGCAGGAGCGCGGCGTGATGTTCGTGGAGCCGGCCACCGAGGTCTACGAGGGCATGATCGTCGGCGAGAACTCCCGCGCCGACGACATGGACGTCAACATCACCAAGGAGAAGCAGCAGACCAACATCCGGTCCGCCACCTCCGACAACTTCGAGAAGCTGATCCCGCCGAAGAAGCTGTCGCTGGAGCAGTGCCTGGAGTTCTGCCGCGAGGACGAGTGCGTGGAGGTCACCCCCGCCAACGTCCGGATCCGCAAGGTGATCCTCGACCAGAACGAGCGCGCCAAGATCGCCAGCCGCGCCCGCAAGGCCAACAAGTAGTAGCCCCCGACGGCGACCCGGCACTTCTGGTCGCCTGAACTCCGCCGACCCGGCGGTTCTGGTCGCTCCCCGCGACCAGAACCGCCGGGTCGAGGCGTTTCGGGCGACCAGACCTGCCGGGTCGGCGGTCGGGCCCGTTCCCCGGCGGCGGTGGCGGTGTCGAACAGGCGGTCAGGTGGTCAGGTGGTCAGGCGGGCGCCGGTGGCCGGGTCGAAGACGTGCACCCGGTCCGGGGTGGTGGTGATCCGCACCGTGGTGCCGCGGGCCAGGTCCAGGCGCCCCTCGACCCGGACCACCACCTGGCGCAGCAGGTCGTCGGTGGCGTCGACGGCCGGGGTGGCGTACAGGTAAGCGTCGGCGCCCAGCTCCTCGATGGCGGCGACCCGGACCGGATAGCCGGACTCGCCCTCGGGCACGATCCGCCACGACTCCGGGCGTACGCCGAGCGTCACCGCGCCGGAGGCGCTCGCCGCCGCGGTCCGGTCGATCGGCAGCTCGTAGCCGTCGACAGTGGCCATCCCGTCGCCGGCCGTCTTGGCCTCGAGCAGGTTCATCGCCGGTGAGCCGACGAACCCGGCGACGAACAGGTTGACCGGCCGGTCGTAGAGCGCCAGCGGGGTGTCGACCTGCTGCAGGACGCCGTCCTTCATCACCGCGACCCGGTCCCCCATCGTCATCGCCTCGACCTGGTCGTGGGTGACGTAGACGGTCGTGATGCCCAGCCGCTGCTGCAGGGACGCGATCTGGGTGCGGGTGGAGACCCGCAGCTTCGCGTCGAGGTTCGACAGCGGCTCGTCCATGCAGAAGACCTGCGGCTGGCGCACGATCGCCCGGCCCATCGCGACCCGCTGACGCTGGCCGCCCGAGAGCGCCTTCGGCTTGCGCTCCAGGTACGGCTCCAGGTCCAGCAGCCGGGCCGCCTCCAGCACCCGGGCGCGACGCTCCTCCTTGCCGACACCGGCGATCTTGAGCGCGAAGCCCATGTTGTCGGCGACGCTCATGTGCGGGTAGAGCGCGTAGTTCTGGAAGACCATCGCGATGTCGCGGTCCTTGGGCGGCATCTCGCTGACGTCGTCGTCGCCGATGAGCACCGAGCCGCTGGTCAGCTCCTCGAGCCCGGCGAGCATCCGCAGCGAGGTCGACTTCCCGCAGCCCGAGGGGCCGACCAGCACCATCAGCTCACCGTCCTCGATGAGCAGGTCCAGGTCGTCGACCGCGGGACGGTCGGCACCGGGGTAGATCCGTTCCGCGTGGTCGAAGCGCACCGAGGCCATCGCAGTCCTCTCGAGCGGCCACCAGGCGGTGGCGAGGGTCACAGTGCCGCCACCGTACGCCGCGCCTGCGACCGCGTCTAGTGGAAGCGCTCCCACAGATTCGATGCCCGACACCCGCCGCATTACGCCATGCGACAGCGGAACCGTTGACACCCGATGTGACGCATGTCATGTTGTGGACCTCAATGCGGTGGAAGCGCTCCCACTATCGGACCCGCGATCGCCGCCCCCGGCCCGATCCCCCGGCACGACCGTCCACACGGCAGGAGCGTTCCCGTGCAGAACTCATCCACCACCCCGCAGCAGCGGCCCCGCAGCCTGTCCCGGCGACTGCGCCGGGGCCTGGCCATCGGCGGCGTCGCCACCCTTCTCCTCGGGTTCACCGCCGCGTGCGGCGGAGGCGACTCCGAGGCCGACGACGGCAAGGTCACGCTGACCGTGGCCACCTTCAACGAGTTCGGCTATGAGGACCTGCTCAAGGAGTACATGGACCTCAACCCCGACATCAAGGTCGTGCAGAAGAAGACCGGGACCTGGGAGGAGCACCGCGACAACCTCTACACCAAGCTCGCCGCCGGCTCCGGGCTCTCCGACATCGAGGCGATCGAGGGCGACGGGATGCCCGCGATCCTGGAGGAGTCCGACGCCTTCGCCGATCTCAGCGACCCCGAGCTCGAGGACCGCTGGCTGGACTGGAAGACCGAGGCCGGCACCAACGCCGACGGCCAGCTGATCGGCTACGGCACCGACATCGGACCCGAGGGCATCTGCTACCGCGCCGACCTGTTCGAGAAGGCCGGGCTGCCGACCGACCGCGAGCAGGTCGCCTCGCTCTTCGAGAGCTGGGACAGCTACTTCGCGACCGGCAAGGAGTTCGTCAAGGCGATGCCGGACACCGCCTGGTACGACTCCTCCAAGGGCACCAGCCAGGCCATGATCAACCAGCTCGAGTTCCCCTTCGAGGACGAGGACAACAACGTCGTCGCCCTGGAGAACCCCGAGGTCAAGCGGGTCTTCGACACCGTGACCGAGATGCAGGGGGCGGGCCTGGCGACCAACCTCGACCAGTGGTCCAACGACTGGGTCGCCGCCTTCCAGAAGGACGGGTTCGCCACGATGGCCTGCCCCGGCTGGATGCTCGGCGTGATCGAGGGCAACGCCGAGGGCGTCCAGGGCTGGGACATCGCGAACGCCTTCCCCGGCGGCGCCGGCAACTGGGGCGGCTCGTTCCTCACCGTCCCCACCCAGTCCGAGCACCCGGAGGAGGCCAAGAAGCTCGCGGCCTGGCTCACGGCGCCGGAGCAGCAGATCAAGGCGTTCACCGCCAAGGGCACCTTCCCGAGCCAGCAGTCCGCCCTGGAGGACCCGGTCCTGCTGGAGTCCACCAACGACTTCTTCAACAACGCGCCGACCGGCCAGATCCTCTCCGACCGCGCCCAGGCGGTGACGATGCAGCCCTACAAGGGTCCGAAGTACGCCGACATCATCACGGCGTTCCAGGCGGCGATCCTGCGCGTCGACGAGGGACAGGAGACCCCGGACGAGGCCTGGGAGTCCTTCTCGGCCGACGTCGAGCGGATCGGCTGACGGCGCCCGGATCGGCTGACGGCGCCCGGGCCAGACCATGACCCTCCATCCCCCTCCAGCCCCCGCCGGGGACGTCACCGCCTCGACGTCCCCGGCGGGGCCTCCCGCCGAGACCCGGCCCCGCCGCCCCCGGCTCACCGCACGCCAGCGCCTCGCGCGGTGGGACGTCCGGCTCTCGCCGTACCTCTACATCTCGCCGTTCTTCGTCCTCTTCGCGCTGGTCGGGATCTTCCCGCTCGTCTACACCGGCTACGTCTCGGTGCACGAGTGGAGCCTGATCGGCGGGAAGGGCGAGTTCGTCGGGCTGGACAACTACCGCTCGGTCTTCGAGGACCGCTACTTCTGGGGTGCGCTGCGCAACACGCTGAGCATCTTCGTGCTCTCCTCGATCCCCCAGGTGGTCATCGCGCTGGCCCTCGCCGGGCTCCTGGACACCGCGCTGCGCGGGCGGACCTGGTGGCGGATGAGCATCCTGATCCCGTTCGTCGTCGCCCCGGCCGCTGTCACCCTGATCTTCGGCAACCTCTTCGGTGACCGGTACGGCCTGGTCAACGCCGCGCTCGACCTCGTCGGCATCGACGCGATCGCCTGGCACGTCGACACCCTCGCCAGCCACGTCGCGATCGCGACGATGGTCAACTGGCGCTGGACCGGCTACAACGCGCTGATCCTGCTCGCCGCGATGCAGGCGGTCCCCCGCGACCTCTACGAGTCCGCGGAGATCGACGGCGCCAGCCGGGTCCGCCAGTTCGTCTCGGTGACGGTGCCGATGATCCGCCCCACCGTCATCTTCGTCGTGATCACCTCCACGATCGGCGGACTGCAGATCTTCACCGAGCCCCGACTCTTCGACAACGTCGGCCTCGGTGGCTCGGACCGGCAGTGGCAGACGATCACGCTCTACCTGTGGGAGCTGGGCTGGCGGCTGCGCAACCTCGGCACCGCCGCCGCGGTCGCCTGGCTGCTGTTCCTGCTCATCGTGATCATCGCCATCGTCAACCTGGTGCTCTCCCAGCGCATCGGGGCCGGCAGTCGCACTCGCACTCCGGGGCGAACCCTGGGGCGTACCCGAGGAGGCACCCCGTGAACCGCCGCCCCGGATTCGTCGTCTACGGCCTGCTCACCGCGTTCGTGATCGGCTCGGTCGGGCCGCTGTACTGGTCGCTGATCATCGGCTCGCACACCAAGTCGGTCGTCAACGAGCGGGTGCCCCCGCTGCTGCCCGGCGGGCACTTCTTCGCCAACGCGGGCCGCGTCTTCGAGACCGTCGACTTCTGGAAGGCGCTCGGCAACAGCCTGCTGGTCTCGACCGTGTGCGCGACCTCGGTGGTCTTCTTCTGCACGCTGGCCGGCTACGCCTTCGCCAAGCTCCGCTTCCGGGGCCGCAACTGGCTGATGGTCTTCGTGGTCGCCACGATGGCGGTGCCGACCCAGCTCGGGGTGATCCCGCTGTTCATCCAGATGGCCGAGCTCGGCTGGACCGGGCACGTGTGGGCGGTCATGGTGCCCACCCTGGTCACGGCGTTCGGGGTGTTCTTCATGCGCCAGTACCTCGTCGACGCGATCCCCGACGAGCTGATCGAGGCGGCCCGCGTCGACGGGTGCTCGATGATCCGGACCTTCTGGAACGTCGCGGTGCCGGCCGCCCGGCCCGCTGCCGCCATCTTGTGGCTGTTCACGTTCATGACCGTGTGGACCGACTTCTTCTGGCCGATGATCGCGCTGCCGGCCACCAACCCCACGGTCCAGATCGCCCTCCAGCAGCTCCAGAGCGGCTACTACGTCGACTACAGCCTGGTCCTGGCCGCCGCCGTGCTCTCGACGATCCCGCTGCTCGTCCTGTTCGTCCTCACCGGCCGACAGCTGGTCGCCGGCATCATGCAAGGAGCAGTGAAGGGATGACCTTCCTCGACACGCCCGCCCAGGCCACCACCGCCGCGGTCTTCCCACCCGACTTCCTCTGGGGCGCCTCGACCGCGGCGTACCAGATCGAGGGGGCGGTGGCCGAGGACGGCCGGAGCCCCTCGATCTGGGACACCTTCGCCCGGGTCCCCGGCGCGGTCGTGAACGGCGACAGCGGCGAGGTCGCCTGCGACCACTACCACCGGATGCCCGAGGACGTCGCGCTGATGCGGTCGCTCAACCTCGGCGGCTACCGGTTCTCGGTGGCCTGGCCGCGGGTCCGCCCGGACGGCGGGCCGGTCAACCAGACCGGGCTGGACTTCTACCGGCGGCTGGTCGACGAGCTGCTCGGCGCCGGCATCCGCCCGTGGCTGACGCTCTACCACTGGGACCTCCCCCAGAGTCTCGAGGACGCCGGCGGCTGGACCTCGCGGGACACCGCGTACCGCTTCGCCGAGTACGCCCTGAGCGTGTACGACGCGCTCGGCGACCGGGTGCCGGTGTGGACCACGCTCAACGAGCCGTGGTGCTCGGCGTTCCTCGGCTACACCGGCGGCCAGCACGCGCCGGGCCGGCAGGAGGGGGCCGCCGGACTGGTGGCCGCCCACCACCTGCTGCTCGGCCACGGCCTGGTCGTCGACGAGCTGCGCCGCCGCGGCACGACCGCCGACCTCGGGATCACCCTCAACCTCACCGTCGCGGACCCGCACGACCCCGAGGACCCCCGCGACCGGGATGCCGCGCGGCGCATCGACGCGCTGCACAACCGGCTCTTCCTCGACCCGGTGCTCAGCGGCCGCTACCCCGCCGACCTGCTCGGCGACACCGAGGACCTCACCTGGAACGGACGCGGCTGGCAGGCAGTCGTCCACGACGGCGACCTGCGGCTGATCGGCACGCCGCTGGACCTGCTCGGCGTGAACTACTACAAGGGCGACTCGGTCTCGGCCCACCCCGACCCCGCCGCCGGCACCCCGCACGCCGGGCTCGCGACCCGCCCGACCAGCACGCCGTTCGTGGGCTGCGAGGACGTGACCTTCCCCAGCCGGGGACTGCCGGTCACCGACATGGGCTGGGAGGTGCAGCCGGAGGGGCTGACCCGGCTGCTGCGCCGCCTGGACGCCGACTACGACGTCCCGCCGATCCACATCACCGAGAACGGGTCGGCCTACGACGACGTGGTCGGCCCGGACGGCCGGGTCGACGACCCGGGCCGGGTGGCCTACCTGGAGAGCCACCTGCGCTCGGTGCACGCGGCGATCCGGGCCGGCGTCGACGTCCGGGGCTACTTCGCGTGGTCGCTGCTGGACAATTTCGAGTGGGCGTGGGGCTACGGCCAGCGGTTCGGGCTCGTGCACGTCGACTACGACACCCAGGCGCGCACCCCG from Nocardioides pantholopis harbors:
- the mshA gene encoding D-inositol-3-phosphate glycosyltransferase, translating into MDSAHIRRVAMVSLHTSPLDQPGTGDAGGMNVYVLELARRLARCGVEVDIFTRATSSALDPVVSAGDGVSVRHVHAGPFEGLTKAELPAQLCVFAREVLRAEAEQPLGHYDVVHSHYWLSGQVGALARDRWGVPLVHSMHTMAKVKNDALAAGDVPEPAARTIGEEQVVAAADLLIANTDLEAKQLINLYDADPGRVEVVHPGVDLTVFQPLDRVRTRAELGLPADAYVLLFAGRIQPLKAPDVLLRAVAVLLARAPQLRSRLVVPIVGGPSGTGLDRPESLHALAAELGLLDVVRFVPPVTQAELARWYAAATAVAVPSYNESFGLVAAEAQATGTPVVAAAVGGLTTVVRDRHSGLLVDGHDPAAWADALACVLDDEVRLRLETGALEQARQFSWEATAERTLAGYERARTMMGEPVR
- a CDS encoding SDR family NAD(P)-dependent oxidoreductase, with the translated sequence MSTVTTTVTTSATETADRPRTAVVTGASSGIGAATARALAAAGYHVVCAARRVERIEALAAEIGGTAVPCDVTSPESVSGLAARVGDRLDLLVNNAGGAFGSAPVAEADADAWRRMYEVNVIGLMQVTRALLPALLASGAGAIVNVGSTAGRIAYEGGAGYTAAKHGTQVVTETLRLELFDQPVRVMEIAPGMVRTDEFSLVRFGGDESKAEAVYAGVAEPLVAEDVADAIAWMATRPAHVNIDELVIRPRAQAAQHKVHRV
- a CDS encoding protealysin inhibitor emfourin, whose protein sequence is MPRPSADARLALAARGCRGFVPPYLLRHLAEAAPEPTWSGTLAEDARLRGVRAATAPAPPPRALVGVAAWTVHDAAGGTDLPGRPVLRPGDPPTGDEAVDEAGAGVTASLALFSEVYGRDSYDDRGAPVSLSVHYGRNYANAFWDGTQLVFGDGDGRVFGRMTRAVDVLGHELSHAVTEHSAGLVYEGQSGALNESVSDVFASCLKQRLLGQEAAEGDWLVGAGLFLPGVAARGLRDLAAPGTAYDDPALGRDPQPGHLDDYVETDDDNGGVHLNSGIPNRAFHLAALAVGGTSWDGAGRIWYAALTGGLVGPRTDFAGFAAATVAAAGEHADAVAGAWAGVGVRPGAGSASAGPEPAGATSRVRVRRSGGFAGLTAAGELDLDSDDERRGEVAGLVDRIELGRLSGGPPRPDMFVYDFDVRGQHARLPEQDLTPDLRRLAELLLDPGDR
- the typA gene encoding translational GTPase TypA; translated protein: MSETKSANLRNVAIVAHVDHGKTTLVDAMLRQAGAFTEHEAESVADRVMDSGDLEREKGITILAKNTAIHYNGPSAPEGMTINIIDTPGHADFGGEVERGLSMVDGIVLLVDASEGPLPQTRFVLRKALNADMPVVLVVNKVDRNDARIAEVVDETYELFMDLLDDSHSQEALDFPVVYASGKAGIASTEQPENGTLPEGKDLEPLFRTIMDTIPAPVYTEGAPLQAHVTNLDASPFLGRLALVRIHEGTLRKGQNVAWMRRDGSVKNVKITELLITKGLDRQPGEQAGPGDIVAIAGIPDIMIGETLADPENPVALPLIHVDEPAISMTIGTNTSPLVGREKGSKVTARLVKDRLDAELVGNVSLRVLPTERPDAWEVQGRGELALAILVEQMRREGFELTVGKPQVVTKEIDGKVHEPIERLTIDAPEEYLGAITELLAARKGRMEQMSNHGTGWVRMEFIVPARGLIGFRTEFLTDTRGTGIAHHISEGYEKWAGEIRSRNNGSLVADRKGAATAYAMTSLQERGVMFVEPATEVYEGMIVGENSRADDMDVNITKEKQQTNIRSATSDNFEKLIPPKKLSLEQCLEFCREDECVEVTPANVRIRKVILDQNERAKIASRARKANK
- a CDS encoding ABC transporter ATP-binding protein → MASVRFDHAERIYPGADRPAVDDLDLLIEDGELMVLVGPSGCGKSTSLRMLAGLEELTSGSVLIGDDDVSEMPPKDRDIAMVFQNYALYPHMSVADNMGFALKIAGVGKEERRARVLEAARLLDLEPYLERKPKALSGGQRQRVAMGRAIVRQPQVFCMDEPLSNLDAKLRVSTRTQIASLQQRLGITTVYVTHDQVEAMTMGDRVAVMKDGVLQQVDTPLALYDRPVNLFVAGFVGSPAMNLLEAKTAGDGMATVDGYELPIDRTAAASASGAVTLGVRPESWRIVPEGESGYPVRVAAIEELGADAYLYATPAVDATDDLLRQVVVRVEGRLDLARGTTVRITTTPDRVHVFDPATGARLTT
- a CDS encoding ABC transporter substrate-binding protein, with amino-acid sequence MQNSSTTPQQRPRSLSRRLRRGLAIGGVATLLLGFTAACGGGDSEADDGKVTLTVATFNEFGYEDLLKEYMDLNPDIKVVQKKTGTWEEHRDNLYTKLAAGSGLSDIEAIEGDGMPAILEESDAFADLSDPELEDRWLDWKTEAGTNADGQLIGYGTDIGPEGICYRADLFEKAGLPTDREQVASLFESWDSYFATGKEFVKAMPDTAWYDSSKGTSQAMINQLEFPFEDEDNNVVALENPEVKRVFDTVTEMQGAGLATNLDQWSNDWVAAFQKDGFATMACPGWMLGVIEGNAEGVQGWDIANAFPGGAGNWGGSFLTVPTQSEHPEEAKKLAAWLTAPEQQIKAFTAKGTFPSQQSALEDPVLLESTNDFFNNAPTGQILSDRAQAVTMQPYKGPKYADIITAFQAAILRVDEGQETPDEAWESFSADVERIG
- a CDS encoding carbohydrate ABC transporter permease, translating into MTLHPPPAPAGDVTASTSPAGPPAETRPRRPRLTARQRLARWDVRLSPYLYISPFFVLFALVGIFPLVYTGYVSVHEWSLIGGKGEFVGLDNYRSVFEDRYFWGALRNTLSIFVLSSIPQVVIALALAGLLDTALRGRTWWRMSILIPFVVAPAAVTLIFGNLFGDRYGLVNAALDLVGIDAIAWHVDTLASHVAIATMVNWRWTGYNALILLAAMQAVPRDLYESAEIDGASRVRQFVSVTVPMIRPTVIFVVITSTIGGLQIFTEPRLFDNVGLGGSDRQWQTITLYLWELGWRLRNLGTAAAVAWLLFLLIVIIAIVNLVLSQRIGAGSRTRTPGRTLGRTRGGTP
- a CDS encoding carbohydrate ABC transporter permease, which gives rise to MNRRPGFVVYGLLTAFVIGSVGPLYWSLIIGSHTKSVVNERVPPLLPGGHFFANAGRVFETVDFWKALGNSLLVSTVCATSVVFFCTLAGYAFAKLRFRGRNWLMVFVVATMAVPTQLGVIPLFIQMAELGWTGHVWAVMVPTLVTAFGVFFMRQYLVDAIPDELIEAARVDGCSMIRTFWNVAVPAARPAAAILWLFTFMTVWTDFFWPMIALPATNPTVQIALQQLQSGYYVDYSLVLAAAVLSTIPLLVLFVLTGRQLVAGIMQGAVKG
- a CDS encoding GH1 family beta-glucosidase encodes the protein MTFLDTPAQATTAAVFPPDFLWGASTAAYQIEGAVAEDGRSPSIWDTFARVPGAVVNGDSGEVACDHYHRMPEDVALMRSLNLGGYRFSVAWPRVRPDGGPVNQTGLDFYRRLVDELLGAGIRPWLTLYHWDLPQSLEDAGGWTSRDTAYRFAEYALSVYDALGDRVPVWTTLNEPWCSAFLGYTGGQHAPGRQEGAAGLVAAHHLLLGHGLVVDELRRRGTTADLGITLNLTVADPHDPEDPRDRDAARRIDALHNRLFLDPVLSGRYPADLLGDTEDLTWNGRGWQAVVHDGDLRLIGTPLDLLGVNYYKGDSVSAHPDPAAGTPHAGLATRPTSTPFVGCEDVTFPSRGLPVTDMGWEVQPEGLTRLLRRLDADYDVPPIHITENGSAYDDVVGPDGRVDDPGRVAYLESHLRSVHAAIRAGVDVRGYFAWSLLDNFEWAWGYGQRFGLVHVDYDTQARTPKTSALVYADIAATGRLGGG